Genomic segment of Prochlorococcus marinus CUG1433:
CAAATGACTACAGAAGCTGAGATTGATTTACTTTCTGAAGAAATAAAAAAAATACTGACTCAAAGTTTGTAACTAATCTTTTTTTTAATTATCGATTTTTTAGGATCCCTTTTTGATAACAATTAACAACTCTATTTTTACAATCTTTTCTATGAGTTTTAAAAAAGAGTTAAGAAACCTTTTTCAATGTTAGCCAACCTTTTTTCTATTTTTTTTAAAATTCTTAAACAAACATTCATGTTGAAAATAGTTATTGTTATTGGTAAAAATGTATAAAGGTCCTCAAAATATGGCGCTAAATACTTTTTTGCTTATCTTATTAGTAATCGCAAATTTTACGAATTTATATCTGACCCACTTTAGAAAAAAGAAAAAGTAAATCTTATTAGTAAGATAAATAAATTTTTTAATTTTCTTTGACTTTTATTAATTTTCAGTTCTATTAGTATGTAGAGGAATTTTGATTTACCAGGGTATTTCTGAGCTATCCCATGCAATAAATTTTCCAGAAGATTCTGGAGTTTGATTTTTAATAATATTGATCAAAAATTGGGATGATTTTTCTTTACTAAATAATTTATGTTCTGGAACAAATTTATGAAAAGGTCTTGATAAATCAGTATCTACTGTTCCTGGATGAAGCAGTGTAATAGTAGCCTTTGGAAAACGTCTAGCCCACTCAATACTTAAAGATTTAAAAAACTGATTTTGGGCAGATTTTGCAGCTCTATATGAATACCAACCTCCAGTTTGATTATCTCCTATGCTTCCCACTCTTGCACTTATACTTGCAAAATTAAAATCAAAATCTTTTGGGATAAATTCTTCAATCGCTTTAGCTAATAAAATAGGAGAAAAGGCATTTATTGAAAAACTGTCGATCATATTTTTTTTATCAAGATGTTGTAACCTTTTTTCTGGTTGAAGAGAATCACTATGAAGTCTACCTGTAGCATTAACAACTAGCCTTAATTTTGAATGATGATTTGATATTTTATTTTTCAACTGCAAAAGGGATTGAGGATCCTCTATATCTAATTCCCAAAAAGGATTAAATTCACTTTTTCTTCCACACAAAACAACATCTAAATCTTTTTCACTTTCATTCAGATCTTTAGCTAGTTGTGTTCCAATTCCACCTGCACCTACAACCAAGGCTAAGCCTTTCATTTTAATAAAAATAACTCCATTAATTCTAGGAAACTTTTCTTATGATTTGCGTAAAGATCTTGCTTATTTGATTAGGAAATTTTATTGAGATTTATTTTTTTCTTTTAATAATTTATAAACTATTTTTCTATCATCAAAATTAATAACTTTATCATTGAGAATTTGGTAGTCTTCATGTCCTTTTCCTGCAATTAAAACAATATCTTTTTTTTTGGCAAATTTAATAGATTCATTTATTGCTTTAAATCTATCAATTTCAATTCTTATTTTTTCTCTTTTTTTTATACCCATCAAAATATCATTTACTATCTTTTGGGGTTCTTCTGATCTTGGATTATCTGAAGTTATAAAAAGTTGATCAGAAAACTCTTCAGCTATTGATCCCATTAAAGGCCTTTTACTACGATCACGATCTCCGCCGCAGCCAAAAACAGTTATGAGTTTCCCTTCACAAAGTTTTTTAATTGATTCCAAAACTTTTCTTAATCCATCAGGAGTGTGGGCATAATCAACAATTACTGTTGGAAGAGATCTTGAAACGTCATCATTATCAATTTGTATTTTCTCCATTCTCCCAGGAGCACCAGGGAAAGATTGTATTAACTTTGATAGATCTTTTAAAGAAAAATTAAGTTTATACAAAATTGTTATTGCTTGAATCGCATTCATTAAATTAAATTCACCGACAAGTGGAACAAAAAGTTGAATTTTTTCCCTAGGTGTATGAAAAATACAGGTTGAGCCACTTTCAGTAAATTTTTTATCTGTTACGAAAAAAAAATCATCATTTTCAAATTCACTTTCAGTAATCTTTGTAGAGACTAATAAAGATCTTTTTTCAAGATCAGATGATAATTTAGATATCCAATGGTCATCATGATTTAATACACAAATCCCATCTTTTTCTTTTAAGTAAGGTGGGAAAAATAATTTTCTTTTTGTTTGAAAATATGATTCCATATCTGAGTGATAATCAAGATGATCTTGGGTTAAATTAGTAAAAATAGCCGCCTCAAATTCGCATCCTGATATCCTGTTTTGAGCAATAGAATGAGAACTTACCTCTAATATCGCGAATTCAGATTCTGCCTCAACAGCAGAATTTAATTTCTTTTGTAGTTTATCGGCGAAATCAGTTGTATGAAGAGCCACTTCTGAAAAGCCAGGCCATCTATTGACCAAGGTCCCAAATAATGCAGTCTTTTTCCCTAATTTTTTTAAAAGATATTCCAATAAAAAAGTAATTGTCGTTTTTCCATTTGTACCTGTAACACCAATAAGTTTAAGTTTTCTTGAAGGCCTGTTCCAAAACTCAGCGACTATTTGACCAAAAATATAATCTAAATTATCCTCTATAACCAAAATCCTTTCTCGATAAATAGATCCAATTTTCTCTTTTGCAGCAGGCCCAATAATGGCAGCCTCTGCACCATTTTCAATTGCCTCATTACAATATTTTCCTCCATCAACATTCAAACCAGGCATACCTAAAAATAAAGTTCCTTTTTTTACTTCTTTAGAGTTAAAAGAAATATTATTGATTTCATGATCGATTAAATCTAATGAAGGAATAATTCCAACCAAATCTAAAAGTTTATGTAATTTTATAGATCTCATATGAAAAATTATTTCTCCAGAATGGTTCTAATATTTTTTTGAAACCAATTCTTTAATTGATCATCTTTTAATCTTGGAGAAATGCGAGGCAATTCTATAATTTCCTCGGACCTAATTCC
This window contains:
- a CDS encoding UDP-N-acetylmuramoyl-L-alanyl-D-glutamate--2,6-diaminopimelate ligase encodes the protein MRSIKLHKLLDLVGIIPSLDLIDHEINNISFNSKEVKKGTLFLGMPGLNVDGGKYCNEAIENGAEAAIIGPAAKEKIGSIYRERILVIEDNLDYIFGQIVAEFWNRPSRKLKLIGVTGTNGKTTITFLLEYLLKKLGKKTALFGTLVNRWPGFSEVALHTTDFADKLQKKLNSAVEAESEFAILEVSSHSIAQNRISGCEFEAAIFTNLTQDHLDYHSDMESYFQTKRKLFFPPYLKEKDGICVLNHDDHWISKLSSDLEKRSLLVSTKITESEFENDDFFFVTDKKFTESGSTCIFHTPREKIQLFVPLVGEFNLMNAIQAITILYKLNFSLKDLSKLIQSFPGAPGRMEKIQIDNDDVSRSLPTVIVDYAHTPDGLRKVLESIKKLCEGKLITVFGCGGDRDRSKRPLMGSIAEEFSDQLFITSDNPRSEEPQKIVNDILMGIKKREKIRIEIDRFKAINESIKFAKKKDIVLIAGKGHEDYQILNDKVINFDDRKIVYKLLKEKNKSQ
- a CDS encoding SDR family NAD(P)-dependent oxidoreductase, translated to MKGLALVVGAGGIGTQLAKDLNESEKDLDVVLCGRKSEFNPFWELDIEDPQSLLQLKNKISNHHSKLRLVVNATGRLHSDSLQPEKRLQHLDKKNMIDSFSINAFSPILLAKAIEEFIPKDFDFNFASISARVGSIGDNQTGGWYSYRAAKSAQNQFFKSLSIEWARRFPKATITLLHPGTVDTDLSRPFHKFVPEHKLFSKEKSSQFLINIIKNQTPESSGKFIAWDSSEIPW